From Zingiber officinale cultivar Zhangliang chromosome 5B, Zo_v1.1, whole genome shotgun sequence, the proteins below share one genomic window:
- the LOC121984078 gene encoding uncharacterized protein LOC121984078, whose protein sequence is MGRSAARSRIPETGAPAVGSHEATTPPPLEILPKRARRIRHRIKNLPFLVERRSRPSTPLVRWQLHDAAGMAPELAVLERTGECGAAGVFSARKLAAALWHLHVVEVVDGRLGGSGPRLGFEPNSRQLHSLKVASHDRTDLHASISYEHVGPTSPSVNVTLRTLEESSTHLGYALEKATKWDDEFVRSTMAVHQNHGQLKVFKDRRKTASAISFLQAELEQAHYCINRLENEKQTTKKKVDHIMRKLVEEKASWKSKEHHKVRNAIESIKYDRDRERKRHKRIEIMNSELVNELAQAKLSANQHLQDYEKERKAREHIEEVCEELVKQMGDDKVEIETLTKESMKIREELEEERRMLQMAEVWREERVHLKLVDAKITLEEKHAELNKLQADLDTFLRMHSGTNADVSVLKEAEMLRDAVSLMKFNAVEFHYQPPPSSGDIFSVFEELQPGEETNAKGIEQCSGYKPASTHACNTHSASPDTDIFLEDPMNIYASGTLDGDKDTENDRLEIMSYGEGQGSCTSPGSDPSANGIHEESHASASGSSEVCSRTTRQSRNKMLSIGKLWRSSFVSNSNNKKTQVETNRKILNARMLNATLSPDMDSGEVDPSSPSVGMQRSCDSTNSCISRGMQGCSDLPGETKDHSLKKKLLEARVKSPRFQLRHVLKH, encoded by the exons ATGGGGCGATCCGCCGCCCGAAGCCGGATTCCGGAGACTGGTGCTCCGGCTGTCGGCTCCCACGAAGCAACAACGCCGCCGCCTCTGGAAATCCTCCCTAAAAGGGCCCGCAGAATCCGCCACCGCATCAAAAACCTGCCTTTCCTCGTTGAGCGGCGGAGCAGGCCTTCCACTCCCCTCGTGAGGTGGCAGCTCCACGATGCGGCGGGGATGGCGCCGGAACTGGCCGTCCTGGAACGAACGGGCGAGTGTGGGGCTGCGGGGGTCTTCTCGGCTAGGAAGCTCGCGGCCGCGCTGTGGCATTTGCATGTGGTAGAGGTTGTTGATGGAAGACTGGGAGGCAGTGGACCTCGGCTAGGGTTCGAG CCTAATTCAAGGCAACTGCATTCCCTCAAAGTCGCCAGTCACGATAGGACAGATCTCCATGCTAGCATCAGTTATGAGCATGTTGGTCCAACCTCACCTAGCGTGAACGTTACTCTTCGAACG CTGGAGGAATCTAGTACACATCTCGGTTATGCATTGGAGAAGGCAACAAAATGGGATGATGAGTTCGTAAGGTCAACGATGGCGGTTCATCAAAATCATGGCCAACTGAAAGTCTTCAAGGATCGTCGGAAGACTGCCTCTGCCATTTCTTTTCTTCAAGCAGAGCTTGAGCAGGCTCATTATTGCATTAACAGGCTTGAAAATGAGAAACAAACTACCAAGAAAAAGGTCGATCACATCATGAGGAAGCTTGTGGAAGAAAAGGCCTCGTGGAAGAGCAAGGAACATCATAAAGTCCGAAATGCCATTGAATCCATCAAGTATGACCGCGACCGAGAGAGGAAAAGGCATAAAAGGATAGAGATTATGAATTCAGAACTAGTAAATGAGCTTGCCCAAGCCAAATTGTCTGCAAACCAGCACTTGCAGGACTATGAGAAAGAGAGGAAGGCGCGCGAGCATATCGAGGAGGTTTGTGAGGAGCTTGTAAAGCAGATGGGGGATGATAAAGTCGAAATCGAAACTTTGACGAAGGAGTCTATGAAAATTCGAGAGGAACTCGAGGAAGAGAGAAGAATGTTGCAGATGGCAGAGGTTTGGCGAGAAGAAAGGGTACACTTGAAGCTGGTAGATGCAAAAATAACACTCGAGGAAAAGCATGCTGAGTTGAACAAGCTTCAAGCCGACCTAGATACTTTCCTAAGAATGCATTCTGGTACTAATGCGGATGTGTCTGTCCTGAAAGAAGCCGAAATGCTGAGAGACGCTGTTAGCTTAATGAAGTTTAATGCCGTCGAGTTCCATTATCAGCCACCTCCATCTTCAGGTGACATCTTCTCTGTCTTTGAAGAACTCCAGCCAGGAGAAGAGACTAATGCAAAGGGCATCGAACAGTGCAGTGGATACAAACCTGCAAGTACTCATGCATGTAACACTCACAGTGCCAGCCCTGATACCGACATCTTCCTTGAAGATCCAATGAACATATATGCTAGTGGGACACTTGATGGAGATAAGGATACAGAAAACGATAGATTGGAGATCATGAGCTATGGTGAGGGGCAGGGTTCTTGCACTTCTCCAGGCAGTGACCCATCTGCCAATGGCATTCATGAAGAAAGCCATGCATCGGCCAGTGGAAGTAGTGAAGTTTGTTCAAGAACCACAAGGCAATCTAGGAACAAAATGCTTTCCATTGGTAAACTTTGGAGGTCATCCTTTGTGAGCAATAGCAATAACAAGAAAACTCAAGTGGAAACAAACAGAAAGATCCTAAATGCCAGAATGCTGAATGCCACTCTATCTCCTGATATGGATTCAGGTGAGGTAGATCCAAGCTCTCCGAGTGTGGGTATGCAGCGGTCCTGTGATTCGACAAATTCTTGTATCAGTCGCGGAATGCAAGGATGTTCTGATTTGCCAGGTGAAACAAAAGACCACAGCTTGAAGAAAAAACTACTTGAGGCAAGAGTGAAGAGCCCAAGGTTTCAGTTGCGCCATGTTCTTAAACATTAA